In Paenibacillus sonchi, the genomic stretch TATCGACATAGACACATTACACCGGGGGAGGTTGACAGAAAATGTCCATAACCATCATTGTCGAAGGCAAAAACGACCGCAGCAGATTACGGAGAATCCTTGCTCCAGAGGTCGACATCCAATGTACGTTCGGCACGCTGAATACGCTCAAGCTGGAGACACTGCGGCGCAAAATAGGAGATGGGGAAGTCTACCTCTACATGGACAATGACAGCTCGGGCAAAAAAATCCGCGGCATTCTGCGCGATGCTTTTCCGGATGCCATTCATATTTATACCCGGAAAGGCTATGCCGGAGTGGAGGGCACCCCGGATGAATACAGCATCACCCAACTGGAGAAAGCCGGGCTGGAGGAGTTCATCATTTATCCTGAGCCTTTACCTTACTTGGAGTCGTAGCATTCATTCTGACGTTCCAACACACATCAGTAGAACAAAGCAGCAAGCCGCCGGGCCAAATGAGAGGTAAAAGTACCTCTGATTCCGCCGAAGGCGGGCCGCCGCTTCAACAACGGCATTTTTGCCGTTGTTCCCGGGCAAGCCGGCCTTCGACGCTTCAACAACGGCATTTCTGCCGTTGTTCCCGGGCAAGCCGGCCTTCGACGCTTCAACAACGGCATTTCTGCCGTTGTTCCCGGGCAAGCCGGCCTTCGACGCTTCAACAACGGCATTTCTGCCGTTGTTCCCGGGCAAGCCGGCCTTCGACGCTTCAACAACGGCATTTCTGCCGTTGTTCCCGGGCAAGCCGGCCTTCGACGCTTCAACAACGGCATTTCTGCCGTTGTTCCCGGGCAAGCCGGCCTTCGACGCTTCAACAACGGCATTTCTACCGTTGTTCCCGGGCAAGCCGGCCTTCGACGCTTCAACAACGGCATTTCTGCCGTTGTTCCCGGGCAAGCCGGCCTTCGACGCTTCAACAACGGCATTTCTGCCGTTGTTCCCGGGCAAGCCGGCCTTCGACGCTTCAACAACGGCATTTCTACCGTTGTTCCCGGTCAAGCCGCCAAGCCAAGTGAAACATTCCTTCCCACGTTTCACCCGGCTGGGCCAGCAACTAATCCAAGTGGAAAAAGTAAACTTAATTCCCTCCATCCCGCCTCCCCGCTAACGTTAAGTGGAAAAAGGACAACTAATCTGCCCTATTCGCACGCTTACCCGTGAATTTGTTCATATTAAGTGTACTTTTTCCCACTATTCCCTCTTCAGGAGGCTTTTTTGTTTCATTTAAGTATACTAATTCCACTTCACCTTACCGGAGCTTCCCGCACAATAGGAAATCTCCGTTTCCAACAAAAAACGCCTAATCCGTATCTTGCATCACATGCAAGAATTCGAACAAGGCGCTATTTTCTTACATATTATGATTCGCGGGCTAATTTCTTCAGCGCACCGGCCAAAAATTCCGGGGTCACGTTCTCCGTATCTCCGGCATCATACAATCCCCGCAGCCGATTGTTCCGGTCCACCAGACCGATTAGGTTGGCATGGGCAAAGTTATCCTTGTTGTCCCCGTAAATCAAGACCTTGAAGGAGTCAGCCGCCAGCGTACGGACCTGCTCCTGATCCCCCCGCAGAAAGTACCAGCCGCTGTAGTCCGCATGAAAGCGGTCCGCAAACGCCTTAATCGCTTCACGCGTATCATTCAAGGGGTCAAAAGAAATGGAGACGAATTCCACATCCTTGCCGAAGCTGCCGTCTTTTTTCAGCAGATCCTGTGTCTGCGACAGCATAAAGGTAGTGATGGGGCAGACATCCGGGCATTCCGTGAAGAAGAAATAGACGAGTCTGGGCTTCCCTTCCGTATCCGCCAGCGTGATTGGCTTGCCATCCACGTTTTCAAGCGTGAAGTCCTGCACCTCTCCGATTACAGGCAGTTTGTCATTTCCTTTGTTCCAATAACCAACTGCCAGATACGCCGCCAAACCCAAGGCGACCAGCAGCATCAGCCACGTCCATTTGTAGCGCTTCAAGGTCTGCACAGGACACTCTCCCCCTTAACCGTGAATCGTATTCAGTACAAGCACAATCAGACTGACTGTCAGGTAATTAATGGAGAAAAAGAAATTCTGTTTCGCCCAAGCATCGTCATCCTTCGCTCTAAATCCCTTTAAAGTCAGGTACAGCCAGGCAAGCGACAATCCCGCAGAAATAACCAGGTAAAAGATGCCTGCGTAATCATAAACATACATCAATACCGGAATGGGCAGCAGCAGCGCTACATAAGGAATCATTTGAAACTTCGTGCGCCGCGTGCCCTTGACTACCGGCAGCAGCGGAAAACCCGCTGCGCGGTACTCTTCCTTGCGGCGGATGCCGAGCGCCCAGAAATGCGGCGGCTGCCACAGGAACAACATCGCGAACAGCAGCCAGGCCCCCAGGTCAACTGCCCCGGTAACAGCCACATAACCGATAACCGGAGGCATCGCGCCCGAGATGGCCCCTACCGATGTGCTCCACGTAGATGTTCTTTTGAGCCAAAGGGTGTACACTACTACATATACAAACATGCCGACGATGCCGAAGATTCCGGCAAGCACGCCGCAAAATGCAAACAGCACGGCAAGACCGGCTATGCCAAGGCCTATGGCGTAGATCAGCACCGTTTGCGGCTTCAGTCTACCCGTTGGCAGACCGCGTTCGCGTGTTCTTTCCATTTTCATATCCAGATCACGGTCGAAATAGTTA encodes the following:
- a CDS encoding DNA primase, with the protein product MSITIIVEGKNDRSRLRRILAPEVDIQCTFGTLNTLKLETLRRKIGDGEVYLYMDNDSSGKKIRGILRDAFPDAIHIYTRKGYAGVEGTPDEYSITQLEKAGLEEFIIYPEPLPYLES
- a CDS encoding SCO family protein encodes the protein MQTLKRYKWTWLMLLVALGLAAYLAVGYWNKGNDKLPVIGEVQDFTLENVDGKPITLADTEGKPRLVYFFFTECPDVCPITTFMLSQTQDLLKKDGSFGKDVEFVSISFDPLNDTREAIKAFADRFHADYSGWYFLRGDQEQVRTLAADSFKVLIYGDNKDNFAHANLIGLVDRNNRLRGLYDAGDTENVTPEFLAGALKKLARES
- the cyoE gene encoding heme o synthase → MDNQLRYQASSDSAALSAKSPKEGAGWRDFITVTKPGIIRSNLIAAFAGYWVASGWDVQYGRLILTLLGTMLVMASACVFNNYFDRDLDMKMERTRERGLPTGRLKPQTVLIYAIGLGIAGLAVLFAFCGVLAGIFGIVGMFVYVVVYTLWLKRTSTWSTSVGAISGAMPPVIGYVAVTGAVDLGAWLLFAMLFLWQPPHFWALGIRRKEEYRAAGFPLLPVVKGTRRTKFQMIPYVALLLPIPVLMYVYDYAGIFYLVISAGLSLAWLYLTLKGFRAKDDDAWAKQNFFFSINYLTVSLIVLVLNTIHG